From Mya arenaria isolate MELC-2E11 chromosome 12, ASM2691426v1, the proteins below share one genomic window:
- the LOC128210346 gene encoding 5-hydroxytryptamine receptor 1-like, whose protein sequence is MSTISFRHTVNDRGADNGTILSNATESELLDKINDEIRRAVTPVSVFVGLEVFLGFFGNLFVLYVFKKRYHNCNFRYFVLCLAFLDFISTLTTMPGEILTQQYWYKYPFPIICKVKSFFNMFTVSGEAFCLCTIAVDRYRKVCAPFGWQIRPRQARILCGIIYVAAFAISLPVSFFWGIHKDVRIYRNRNVTVTICEKDAHYVDSRQPFVYATSVEVIIGICLVVMLVLYILVAKKLIISRPLAKRRQQSGAHMVSKSPALQTKFKHKTEISSGGGVSFSDVLIRNGIATKELSTTEMRSIDDESVPVDVNDVYSTDTETTREGGTSDDLHRHRSQRRRREIATRVRRKTYIMFVLTILFIVTTIMYMTLLAFISGGILKSLNDYEKAVYFFFFRLVFINHVINPFLYGCLDPQFKQILGDMKTYVLKTLRNG, encoded by the coding sequence ATGAGTACTATTAGTTTTCGGCATACTGTGAATGACAGAGGCGCTGACAATGGCACTATTCTTTCTAATGCGACGGAAAGTGAATTATTGGACAAAATAAATGACGAAATAAGACGGGCTGTCACACCTGTGTCGGTTTTTGTTGGACTTGAAGTATTTCTTGGATTTTTTGGCAATTTATTTGTTCTGTACGTGTTTAAAAAGCGTTACCATAACTGTAATTTCCGCTACTTTGTGCTGTGCTTGGCTTTTTTAGACTTTATCAGCACGCTCACCACGATGCCTGGAGAGATTCTCACGCAGCAATACTGGTACAAGTACCCGTTCCCCATCATCTGTAAAGTCAAGTCCTTCTTTAATATGTTCACTGTATCAGGGGAGGCGTTTTGTCTGTGCACAATTGCCGTCGATCGCTACCGGAAGGTGTGTGCTCCATTTGGATGGCAGATCAGGCCTCGCCAGGCGCGTATCTTGTGCGGAATCATCTACGTCGCGGCGTTTGCCATTTCTCTCCCGGTCTCGTTCTTCTGGGGAATCCACAAGGACGTTAGGATATACAGGAACAGAAATGTCACTGTCACTATCTGTGAAAAGGATGCTCATTATGTAGACAGTAGACAGCCGTTTGTATACGCTACATCAGTGGAGGTCATTATTGGGATATGTTTGGTGGTCATGCTCGTTCTTTATATACTGGTAGCAAAGAAACTCATTATAAGTCGTCCATTGGCTAAAAGGCGCCAACAATCAGGCGCCCATATGGTCAGCAAGTCACCAGCGTTACAGACAAAATTCAAACACAAAACTGAGATCAGCAGTGGAGGAGGTGTTTCCTTTTCTGACGTACTGATCAGGAATGGAATAGCAACCAAAGAGTTGAGTACAACGGAAATGAGGTCCATCGATGACGAAAGTGTCCCAGTTGACGTCAATGATGTTTATAGCACGGACACCGAAACAACGCGTGAGGGTGGAACGTCTGATGACCTTCACAGGCACCGGTCGCAGCGTCGACGTCGAGAAATAGCTACCCGTGTTCGCCGGAAAACGTACATCATGTTTGTTCTGACAATCTTATTCATTGTCACAACAATTATGTATATGACATTATTAGCGTTTATATCAGGAGGGATCTTAAAGAGTTTAAATGACTATGAGAAGGCCGTATATTTCTTCTTCTTCAGACTTGTGTTCATAAACCATGTTATCAACCCTTTCTTGTACGGCTGTCTTGATCCtcagtttaaacaaatattaggAGATATGAAAACATACGTACTTAAAACACTAAGGAACGGTTGA